From a region of the Solanum stenotomum isolate F172 chromosome 2, ASM1918654v1, whole genome shotgun sequence genome:
- the LOC125854978 gene encoding mediator of RNA polymerase II transcription subunit 15a isoform X10 — MDGNNWRAAQAQGGGEGGVAAAEAMESGDWRTQLLPDSRQRIVNKIMETLKRHLPVSGQEGVQELKKIAVRFEEKMYSAATSQQDYLRKISLKMLTMETKSQTPMTNSVQPNPASSGQNALGPGSHSMQSQVNSQAQQLPVPMVANQTQTRQPLLQQNLQNNMASTGLQNSASLAPSLPSVSNLTQGTMPNVVGQNSNLQTMQNMPNVGQNLVGNAIGQGMPPNMVANSQRQMQGRQQQVVSQQQQQQSQTTQQYLYQQQLHQHQMMKQKFQPGSTSQSLMQSHMQQQPQEQQQQPPQQQQNLLQSTQTQPSQQAMMQPSSIQSTSLSNLQQNQQSNAQQSTQSVLHQRQQSVLRQQQAPMLHQQQSSMLQQPILPAQQHQQQQQQQQQLIAQQTNVANLQQNQLMSQQNTMPDVQQRLVGQQNNYNSLQQQQLLNPQNSFQNMHQQQLGSQSNIAGVQQQQLSGSQQPGNSGLTSNQHPIHLMQQPKVPVQQQMLQSTTTLLPNQGQQSQSQPAQQQMMSQSQSQPGQLQPPLGLQQQANQLQREMQQRLQPSAPLLQQQNVMEQQKQLYQSQRVAPEASSTSLDSTAQTGNANAADWQEEVYQKIKSMKESYLAELNDLYHKIASKVQQHDSLPQRPQNEQIEKLKMFKITLERIVLFLRLNKQDIQLSHKEKLVSVEKHISFFLSSNRPRSKPSSSPLQGQLPQSSMQLQQPQSLDGQSNPSMQPVQGSMAAMPQNNLTNLQHNTLSGVSTISNSQQHMINTVQPGSTVDLGQGNSLNSLQQVATGSLQQNPVNSPQQVNMSSLSSQSGTNSVQANLGSLQQNSNALQQSLPKQHEQQMLQNQQLRQQYHHRHMQQQLFQRQQIIQQQQAKQQQTTLLPTHQMSQLQQMTDANDLKIRQQMGIKTGVLQQQQSVGQRVGSHHPQLKPGISSPQLHQALSPQVTQHPSPQIDQQNMLASLTKAGTPLQSASSPFVVPSPSTPLAPSPMPGDSEKVCAGLGSHTTSGNIMHQQATVASAPAQSLAIGTPGISASPLLAEFTPLDGTHANVSAAVPGRSSVEQPLDRLMRAVKNMSDKALQSSVQDICSVVSMNDRIAGSAPGNGSRAAVGEDLVAMTKCRLQARNYFTQDGPTGTKKMKRYTTSNVVSSSCSLNDSFWQLSYSETPELESTATSNAKRPKIEVNIALVEEIQKINRQLIDTVVEISDEGVDPSALAAATEGGEGTTVKCSFTAVALSPNLKALYASAQMSPIQPLRLLVPVNYPNCSPILLDKFPVEVSKEYEDLSTKAKSRFSVSLRSLSQPMSLKDIAKTWDVCARAVICEYAQQSGGGTFSSKYGSWENCSIAA, encoded by the exons CAAGATTATCTTCGGAAGATATCTTTAAAGATGCTGACCATGGAGACAAAATCTCAAACTCCTATGACCAATTCTGTTCAGCCAAATCCTGCAAGTAGTGGTCAGAATGCCCTTGGTCCAG GATCGCACAGTATGCAATCCCAAGTTAACAGCCAAGCACAGCAACTTCCTGTACCTATGGTGGCCAATCAAACTCAAACACGACAACCACTGTTGCAGCAAAACCTTCAGAACAATATGGCATCAACTGGGCTGCAAAATTCTGCTAGCTTGGCTCCTTCACTTCCTTCTGTGAGTAATTTGACGCAGGGTACCATGCCAAATGTCGTGGGCCAGAATTCAAATTTGcaaaccatgcaaaacatgccaAATGTTGGTCAAAACTTAGTAGGAAATGCCATTGGACAAGGCATGCCTCCTAATATGGTTGCTAATTCTCAGAGGCAGATGCAGGGAAGACAACAACAGGTTGTTTCTCAACAGCAACAGCAGCAGTCCCAGACAACACAGCAATATCTTTACCAGCAGCAACTGCATCAGCATCAAATGATGAAGCAGAAATTTCAGCCGGGAAGCACATCACAGTCCTTGATGCAATCTCACATGCAGCAACAGCCGCAGGAGCAGCAGCAACAGCCACCACAGCAGCAACAAAACCTTCTACAATCTACTCAGACACAACCTTCTCAGCAAGCTATGATGCAACCTTCTTCAATACAATCAACTTCTTTGTCCAACCTTCAGCAGAATCAACAGTCAAATGCTCAACAGTCAACTCAATCTGTACTTCACCAACGGCAACAATCAGTTTTGAGACAGCAGCAGGCTCCCATGCTTCATCAACAGCAATCGTCAATGCTACAGCAACCAATTTTACCAGCGCAACAGCACCAACAAcaacagcagcagcagcagcagctgATTGCACAACAGACAAATGTTGCAAATCTCCAGCAGAACCAATTGATGAGTCAACAGAATACAATGCCTGATGTGCAGCAGAGGCTAGTGGGCCAACAGAACAACTATAACAGTCTGCAGCAGCAGCAGTTACTTAATCCGCAAAACAGCTTTCAAAATATGCATCAGCAGCAGTTGGGCTCTCAAAGTAATATTGCTGGGGTCCAGCAGCAACAGCTGTCTGGAAGTCAACAACCTGGTAACTCTGGCTTGACATCTAATCAGCACCCTATCCATTTGATGCAACAACCAAAAGTTCCTGTACAACAACAAATGCTGCAGAGTACTACAACCTTGTTACCAAACCAAGGTCAACAATCACAGTCGCAGCCAGCACAACAGCAAATGATGTCTCAGAGTCAATCACAACCAGGACAGTTACAGCCACCTTTGGGTTTGCAGCAACAGGCGAATCAATTGCAAAGAGAGATGCAACAGAGGCTTCAACCATCAGCCCCCTTGCTTCAACAGCAGAATGTAATGGAACAGCAGAAGCAGCTATATCAATCACAAAGAGTCGCACCTGAAGCCTCATCAA CATCTTTAGATTCTACAGCTCAGACGGGAAATGCAAATGCAGCTGATTGGCAGGAGGAGGTTTACCaaaag ATAAAGTCTATGAAGGAGTCGTATTTAGCAGAGCTCAATGATCTATACCACAAAATTGCTTCTAAAGTGCAACAG CATGATTCTCTTCCTCAGCGTCCTCAAAATGAGCAAATTGAAAAGCTCAAGATGTTCAAGATTACGCTGGAACGCATTGTGCTTTTCTTGCGGCTTAACAAGCAGGATATTCAACTTTCTCACAAGGAAAAGTTGGTTTCGGTTGAGAAGCACATAAGTTTCTTTCTTAGTTCCAATAGGCCGCGCAGCaagccttcttcttctccactgCAGGGACAACTTCCTCAGTCTTCCATGCAGCTTCAGCAACCACAATCTCTTGATGGTCAATCTAATCCATCGATGCAACCTGTACAGGGTTCCATGGCAGCAATGCCGCAGAATAATCTCACCAACTTGCAACATAATACCTTGTCTGGCGTATCAACAATTTCCAACTCCCAGCAACACATGATAAATACAGTACAGCCTGGTTCCACTGTGGATTTGGGACAGGGTAATTCATTGAACTCACTGCAGCAGGTGGCTACTGGCTCTTTACAACAGAATCCTGTTAACAGTCCTCAACAAGTTAACATGAGCTCATTAAGCTCACAAAGTGGAACAAACTCCGTACAGGCAAACCTCGGTTCCCTACAGCAAAATTCAAACGCCCTGCAACAGTCACTTCCTAAGCAGCACGAGCAGCAAATGTTGCAGAACCAGCAATTAAGACAGCAATACCACCATAGGCATATGCAGCAGCAACTTTTTCAAAGACAGCAGATAATACAACAGCAGCAAGCGAAGCAACAGCAGACCACGCTATTGCCAACCCACCAGATGTCTCAGCTTCAACAGATGACTGATGCTAATGACCTAAAGATAAGGCAGCAAATGGGGATAAAAACAGGAGTTTTACAGCAACAACAGTCAGTTGGCCAGCGTGTTGGATCTCATCATCCCCAATTGAAGCCAGGAATATCTTCACCTCAACTCCATCAAGCATTGTCTCCTCAGGTTACCCAACATCCTTCTCCACAAATTGACCAACAAAATATGTTGGCGTCTCTTACCAAAGCTGGGACTCCTCTCCAATCCGCAAGCTCGCCATTTGTTGTCCCTTCTCCTTCAACTCCCTTGGCTCCATCTCCAATGCCGGGGGATTCTGAAAAAGTTTGTGCTGGCCTTGGATCACATACCACATCTGGAAATATAATGCATCAGCAAGCTACTGTTGCTTCTGCACCTGCCCAATCCCTTGCAATTGGTACTCCTGGGATATCAGCCTCACCTTTGCTTGCTGAGTTTACTCCTCTAGATGGTACACATGCCAATGTCTCAGCTGCTGTTCCTGGCAGGTCAAGTGTTGAACAACCATTGGATCGCTTGATGAGAGCG gTTAAAAACATGTCTGACAAAGCATTGCAGTCGTCAGTTCAAGACATCTGTTCAGTTGTCAGTATGAATGATAGAATAGCAGGATCTGCTCCAGGAAATGGATCAAGAGCAGCTGTTGGCGAAGATTTGGTTGCCATGACCAAATGTCGTCTCCAAGCGAGAAACTACTTTACGCAGGATGGACCTACAGGAACAAAGAAAATGAAGCGATATACAACTTCCAACGTTGTGTCGTCAAGCTGCAGTTTAAATGATAGTTTCTGGCAGCTGAGTTATTCTGAAACACCTGAGTTAGAGTCAACAGCAACATCTAATGCCAAAAGACCTAAAATAGAG GTTAATATTGCACTGGTTGAagagatacaaaaaatcaaTCGGCAACTTATCGACACTGTTGTAGAAATTAGTGACGAAGGTGTTGATCCAAGTGCTCTTGCTGCTGCAACAGAGGGCGGTGAAGGCACTACTGTTAAGTGTTCTTTCACTGCCGTTGCGTTGAGTCCAAACTTAAAAGCACTGTATGCTTCAGCGCAGATG TCTCCAATTCAGCCTTTGAGATTGCTCGTTCCAGTTAATTATCCAAACTGCTCTCCGATTTTGTTGGACAAGTTTCCAGTTGAAGTCAG TAAAGAGTATGAAGATCTATCCACGAAGGCCAAGTCAAGGTTTAGTGTCTCCCTGCGAAGTCTTTCACAGCCAATGTCTTTAAAAGACATAGCCAAGACTTGGGATGTTTGTGCTCGTGCTGTAATTTGTGAATATGCACAGCAAAGTGGAGGAGGAACCTTCAGCTCAAAGTACGGGTCTTGGGAGAACTGTTCGATTGCAGCATGA
- the LOC125854978 gene encoding mediator of RNA polymerase II transcription subunit 15a isoform X7, translated as MDGNNWRAAQAQGGGEGGVAAAEAMESGDWRTQLLPDSRQRIVNKIMETLKRHLPVSGQEGVQELKKIAVRFEEKIYSAATSQQDYLRKISLKMLTMETKSQTPMTNSVQPNPASSGQNALGPGSHSMQSQVNSQAQQLPVPMVANQTQTRQPLLQQNLQNNMASTGLQNSASLAPSLPSVSNLTQGTMPNVVGQNSNLQTMQNMPNVGQNLVGNAIGQGMPPNMVANSQRQMQGRQQQVVSQQQQQQSQTTQQYLYQQQLHQHQMMKQKFQPGSTSQSLMQSHMQQQPQEQQQQPPQQQQNLLQSTQTQPSQQAMMQPSSIQSTSLSNLQQNQQSNAQQSTQSVLHQRQQSVLRQQQAPMLHQQQSSMLQQPILPAQQHQQQQQQQQQLIAQQTNVANLQQNQLMSQQNTMPDVQQRLVGQQNNYNSLQQQQLLNPQNSFQNMHQQQLGSQSNIAGVQQQQLSGSQQPGNSGLTSNQHPIHLMQQPKVPVQQQMLQSTTTLLPNQGQQSQSQPAQQQMMSQSQSQPGQLQPPLGLQQQANQLQREMQQRLQPSAPLLQQQNVMEQQKQLYQSQRVAPEASSTSLDSTAQTGNANAADWQEEVYQKIKSMKESYLAELNDLYHKIASKVQQHDSLPQRPQNEQIEKLKMFKITLERIVLFLRLNKQDIQLSHKEKLVSVEKHISFFLSSNRPRSKPSSSPLQGQLPQSSMQLQQPQSLDGQSNPSMQPVQGSMAAMPQNNLTNLQHNTLSGVSTISNSQQHMINTVQPGSTVDLGQGNSLNSLQQVATGSLQQNPVNSPQQVNMSSLSSQSGTNSVQANLGSLQQNSNALQQSLPKQHEQQMLQNQQLRQQYHHRHMQQQLFQRQQIIQQQQAKQQQTTLLPTHQMSQLQQMTDANDLKIRQQMGIKTGVLQQQQSVGQRVGSHHPQLKPGISSPQLHQALSPQVTQHPSPQIDQQNMLASLTKAGTPLQSASSPFVVPSPSTPLAPSPMPGDSEKVCAGLGSHTTSGNIMHQQATVASAPAQSLAIGTPGISASPLLAEFTPLDGTHANVSAAVPGRSSVEQPLDRLMRAVKNMSDKALQSSVQDICSVVSMNDRIAGSAPGNGSRAAVGEDLVAMTKCRLQARNYFTQDGPTGTKKMKRYTTSNVVSSSCSLNDSFWQLSYSETPELESTATSNAKRPKIEVNIALVEEIQKINRQLIDTVVEISDEGVDPSALAAATEGGEGTTVKCSFTAVALSPNLKALYASAQMSPIQPLRLLVPVNYPNCSPILLDKFPVEVSKEYEDLSTKAKSRFSVSLRSLSQPMSLKDIAKTWDVCARAVICEYAQQSGGGTFSSKYGSWENCSIAA; from the exons GATCGCACAGTATGCAATCCCAAGTTAACAGCCAAGCACAGCAACTTCCTGTACCTATGGTGGCCAATCAAACTCAAACACGACAACCACTGTTGCAGCAAAACCTTCAGAACAATATGGCATCAACTGGGCTGCAAAATTCTGCTAGCTTGGCTCCTTCACTTCCTTCTGTGAGTAATTTGACGCAGGGTACCATGCCAAATGTCGTGGGCCAGAATTCAAATTTGcaaaccatgcaaaacatgccaAATGTTGGTCAAAACTTAGTAGGAAATGCCATTGGACAAGGCATGCCTCCTAATATGGTTGCTAATTCTCAGAGGCAGATGCAGGGAAGACAACAACAGGTTGTTTCTCAACAGCAACAGCAGCAGTCCCAGACAACACAGCAATATCTTTACCAGCAGCAACTGCATCAGCATCAAATGATGAAGCAGAAATTTCAGCCGGGAAGCACATCACAGTCCTTGATGCAATCTCACATGCAGCAACAGCCGCAGGAGCAGCAGCAACAGCCACCACAGCAGCAACAAAACCTTCTACAATCTACTCAGACACAACCTTCTCAGCAAGCTATGATGCAACCTTCTTCAATACAATCAACTTCTTTGTCCAACCTTCAGCAGAATCAACAGTCAAATGCTCAACAGTCAACTCAATCTGTACTTCACCAACGGCAACAATCAGTTTTGAGACAGCAGCAGGCTCCCATGCTTCATCAACAGCAATCGTCAATGCTACAGCAACCAATTTTACCAGCGCAACAGCACCAACAAcaacagcagcagcagcagcagctgATTGCACAACAGACAAATGTTGCAAATCTCCAGCAGAACCAATTGATGAGTCAACAGAATACAATGCCTGATGTGCAGCAGAGGCTAGTGGGCCAACAGAACAACTATAACAGTCTGCAGCAGCAGCAGTTACTTAATCCGCAAAACAGCTTTCAAAATATGCATCAGCAGCAGTTGGGCTCTCAAAGTAATATTGCTGGGGTCCAGCAGCAACAGCTGTCTGGAAGTCAACAACCTGGTAACTCTGGCTTGACATCTAATCAGCACCCTATCCATTTGATGCAACAACCAAAAGTTCCTGTACAACAACAAATGCTGCAGAGTACTACAACCTTGTTACCAAACCAAGGTCAACAATCACAGTCGCAGCCAGCACAACAGCAAATGATGTCTCAGAGTCAATCACAACCAGGACAGTTACAGCCACCTTTGGGTTTGCAGCAACAGGCGAATCAATTGCAAAGAGAGATGCAACAGAGGCTTCAACCATCAGCCCCCTTGCTTCAACAGCAGAATGTAATGGAACAGCAGAAGCAGCTATATCAATCACAAAGAGTCGCACCTGAAGCCTCATCAA CATCTTTAGATTCTACAGCTCAGACGGGAAATGCAAATGCAGCTGATTGGCAGGAGGAGGTTTACCaaaag ATAAAGTCTATGAAGGAGTCGTATTTAGCAGAGCTCAATGATCTATACCACAAAATTGCTTCTAAAGTGCAACAG CATGATTCTCTTCCTCAGCGTCCTCAAAATGAGCAAATTGAAAAGCTCAAGATGTTCAAGATTACGCTGGAACGCATTGTGCTTTTCTTGCGGCTTAACAAGCAGGATATTCAACTTTCTCACAAGGAAAAGTTGGTTTCGGTTGAGAAGCACATAAGTTTCTTTCTTAGTTCCAATAGGCCGCGCAGCaagccttcttcttctccactgCAGGGACAACTTCCTCAGTCTTCCATGCAGCTTCAGCAACCACAATCTCTTGATGGTCAATCTAATCCATCGATGCAACCTGTACAGGGTTCCATGGCAGCAATGCCGCAGAATAATCTCACCAACTTGCAACATAATACCTTGTCTGGCGTATCAACAATTTCCAACTCCCAGCAACACATGATAAATACAGTACAGCCTGGTTCCACTGTGGATTTGGGACAGGGTAATTCATTGAACTCACTGCAGCAGGTGGCTACTGGCTCTTTACAACAGAATCCTGTTAACAGTCCTCAACAAGTTAACATGAGCTCATTAAGCTCACAAAGTGGAACAAACTCCGTACAGGCAAACCTCGGTTCCCTACAGCAAAATTCAAACGCCCTGCAACAGTCACTTCCTAAGCAGCACGAGCAGCAAATGTTGCAGAACCAGCAATTAAGACAGCAATACCACCATAGGCATATGCAGCAGCAACTTTTTCAAAGACAGCAGATAATACAACAGCAGCAAGCGAAGCAACAGCAGACCACGCTATTGCCAACCCACCAGATGTCTCAGCTTCAACAGATGACTGATGCTAATGACCTAAAGATAAGGCAGCAAATGGGGATAAAAACAGGAGTTTTACAGCAACAACAGTCAGTTGGCCAGCGTGTTGGATCTCATCATCCCCAATTGAAGCCAGGAATATCTTCACCTCAACTCCATCAAGCATTGTCTCCTCAGGTTACCCAACATCCTTCTCCACAAATTGACCAACAAAATATGTTGGCGTCTCTTACCAAAGCTGGGACTCCTCTCCAATCCGCAAGCTCGCCATTTGTTGTCCCTTCTCCTTCAACTCCCTTGGCTCCATCTCCAATGCCGGGGGATTCTGAAAAAGTTTGTGCTGGCCTTGGATCACATACCACATCTGGAAATATAATGCATCAGCAAGCTACTGTTGCTTCTGCACCTGCCCAATCCCTTGCAATTGGTACTCCTGGGATATCAGCCTCACCTTTGCTTGCTGAGTTTACTCCTCTAGATGGTACACATGCCAATGTCTCAGCTGCTGTTCCTGGCAGGTCAAGTGTTGAACAACCATTGGATCGCTTGATGAGAGCG gTTAAAAACATGTCTGACAAAGCATTGCAGTCGTCAGTTCAAGACATCTGTTCAGTTGTCAGTATGAATGATAGAATAGCAGGATCTGCTCCAGGAAATGGATCAAGAGCAGCTGTTGGCGAAGATTTGGTTGCCATGACCAAATGTCGTCTCCAAGCGAGAAACTACTTTACGCAGGATGGACCTACAGGAACAAAGAAAATGAAGCGATATACAACTTCCAACGTTGTGTCGTCAAGCTGCAGTTTAAATGATAGTTTCTGGCAGCTGAGTTATTCTGAAACACCTGAGTTAGAGTCAACAGCAACATCTAATGCCAAAAGACCTAAAATAGAG GTTAATATTGCACTGGTTGAagagatacaaaaaatcaaTCGGCAACTTATCGACACTGTTGTAGAAATTAGTGACGAAGGTGTTGATCCAAGTGCTCTTGCTGCTGCAACAGAGGGCGGTGAAGGCACTACTGTTAAGTGTTCTTTCACTGCCGTTGCGTTGAGTCCAAACTTAAAAGCACTGTATGCTTCAGCGCAGATG TCTCCAATTCAGCCTTTGAGATTGCTCGTTCCAGTTAATTATCCAAACTGCTCTCCGATTTTGTTGGACAAGTTTCCAGTTGAAGTCAG TAAAGAGTATGAAGATCTATCCACGAAGGCCAAGTCAAGGTTTAGTGTCTCCCTGCGAAGTCTTTCACAGCCAATGTCTTTAAAAGACATAGCCAAGACTTGGGATGTTTGTGCTCGTGCTGTAATTTGTGAATATGCACAGCAAAGTGGAGGAGGAACCTTCAGCTCAAAGTACGGGTCTTGGGAGAACTGTTCGATTGCAGCATGA